A part of Variovorax sp. HW608 genomic DNA contains:
- a CDS encoding PA0069 family radical SAM protein — protein MPDVFIPVHALKGRGAATRLAHRFERDTRNAFDDGWGTLEEGAAEADELPPLATEVRFEDAKSVLSHNDSPDISFDTSLNPYRGCEHGCIYCFARPTHSYLNLSPGLDFETKLIAKRNVADLLRAELARKSYKPSPIIIGTATDCYQPIERELRLTRSVIEVLKEARHPFGIITKSSAVEHDLDLIAPMAAEHLAAVYVTVTTLDGELARKLEPRAAAPHRRLRTLRTLAEAGVPVGVSVGPQIPFVNEDMEQVLEAAWDAGARSAFYTVIRLPWEVAPLFKQWLELHYPQRAGRIMERIREMRGGKDYDADFATRMKGSGVWAELIRQRFEKASKRLGFCNDRTPLDLSAFRPPGAAGQGSLF, from the coding sequence ATGCCCGATGTTTTCATTCCCGTTCACGCGCTCAAGGGCCGCGGCGCGGCCACGCGGCTCGCGCACCGCTTCGAGCGCGACACGCGCAATGCCTTCGACGACGGCTGGGGGACGCTCGAGGAAGGCGCGGCCGAAGCCGATGAGCTGCCGCCGCTCGCCACCGAGGTCCGCTTCGAGGACGCCAAGTCCGTGCTCAGCCACAACGATTCGCCGGACATCAGCTTCGACACCTCGCTCAACCCCTATCGCGGTTGCGAGCACGGCTGCATCTACTGCTTCGCGCGCCCCACGCACAGCTACCTCAACCTCTCGCCGGGCCTCGATTTCGAGACCAAGCTGATCGCCAAGCGCAACGTCGCCGACCTGCTGCGGGCCGAGCTGGCGCGCAAGAGCTACAAGCCGAGCCCGATCATCATCGGCACCGCGACCGACTGCTACCAGCCGATCGAGCGCGAGCTTCGCCTCACGCGCTCGGTGATCGAGGTGCTGAAGGAAGCGCGCCATCCCTTCGGCATCATCACCAAATCGAGCGCGGTGGAGCACGACCTCGACCTGATCGCACCGATGGCCGCGGAGCATCTCGCGGCGGTCTACGTCACCGTCACCACGCTCGACGGCGAGCTCGCACGCAAGCTCGAGCCGCGCGCGGCCGCGCCGCACCGCCGGCTGCGGACGCTGCGCACGCTGGCCGAGGCGGGCGTCCCGGTAGGCGTCAGCGTGGGGCCGCAGATCCCCTTCGTCAACGAAGACATGGAGCAGGTGCTCGAAGCCGCTTGGGACGCCGGCGCGCGCAGCGCCTTCTATACCGTGATTCGCCTGCCGTGGGAGGTCGCGCCGCTCTTCAAGCAGTGGCTCGAGCTGCACTACCCGCAGCGCGCGGGCCGCATCATGGAACGCATCCGCGAGATGCGCGGCGGCAAGGACTACGACGCCGATTTCGCGACGCGCATGAAGGGCAGCGGCGTCTGGGCCGAGCTGATCCGCCAGCGTTTCGAGAAGGCGTCGAAGCGCCTCGGCTTCTGCAACGACCGCACGCCGCTGGACCTGAGCGCGTTCCGGCCGCCTGGCGCAGCGGGGCAGGGCAGTCTCTTCTAG
- a CDS encoding gluconokinase, protein MQQTYTPGTDVARWLVVMGVSGCGKSSLGAALARELALPLIEGDDFHAPESVRKMRAGIALTDADRAGWLDRLGRELGGHAAGAVLTCSALKRDYRERLRAARPGLRFVFMALSRQEAERRVAERAAVHMFPASLVANQFATLESPVGEPGVLAVDATAPIPQLVAQVRAWI, encoded by the coding sequence ATGCAGCAGACCTACACACCCGGAACAGACGTCGCCCGATGGCTGGTGGTCATGGGCGTTTCGGGGTGCGGCAAGTCCAGCCTCGGCGCGGCGCTCGCGCGCGAACTGGCCCTGCCGCTGATCGAGGGGGATGACTTCCATGCGCCGGAAAGCGTTCGCAAGATGCGCGCCGGCATCGCGCTCACCGATGCCGATCGCGCCGGCTGGCTCGATCGGCTCGGCCGCGAACTCGGCGGGCATGCGGCGGGCGCGGTGCTGACCTGCTCGGCGCTCAAGCGCGACTACCGCGAGCGCCTGCGTGCCGCGCGGCCCGGGCTGCGCTTCGTCTTCATGGCGCTGTCACGCCAGGAGGCCGAGCGGCGCGTCGCCGAGCGCGCCGCGGTGCACATGTTTCCGGCCAGCCTCGTCGCCAACCAGTTCGCGACGCTGGAGTCGCCGGTCGGCGAGCCGGGCGTGCTGGCGGTGGACGCGACCGCACCGATCCCGCAGCTCGTCGCGCAGGTCCGGGCGTGGATCTGA
- the fghA gene encoding S-formylglutathione hydrolase, translated as MTDSLKTLSEHRCFGGTQRFHEHDSREIGLPMRFSVFLPPQAERGPVPAVVYLAGLTCNEETFMIKAGAQRVAAELGLALIAPDTSPRGPEAEGIEGATASWDFGIGAGFYLDASAEPWADHWRMESWIVNELLPLIARSMPIDGKRIGIFGHSMGGHGALTLALRHPGRFRSLSALAPICAPSQCPWGQKAFAGYLGRDDETWLAHDACALMQSQTAPPYPAGILVDQGLADKFLAEQLRPKLLEAACRAAGQPLTLRRHEGYDHGYYFIQSFIADHLAHHARTLLGAK; from the coding sequence ATGACAGACAGCCTGAAGACGCTCTCCGAACACCGCTGCTTTGGCGGCACTCAACGCTTCCACGAGCACGACTCGCGCGAGATCGGGCTGCCGATGCGCTTTTCGGTGTTCCTGCCGCCACAGGCCGAACGCGGCCCGGTGCCCGCGGTGGTGTACCTCGCAGGCCTGACCTGCAACGAAGAGACCTTCATGATCAAGGCCGGCGCGCAGCGCGTTGCCGCCGAACTGGGCCTCGCGCTCATCGCGCCCGACACCAGCCCGCGCGGCCCCGAAGCCGAAGGCATCGAGGGCGCCACGGCGAGCTGGGATTTCGGCATCGGCGCCGGTTTCTACCTCGACGCCAGCGCCGAGCCGTGGGCAGACCACTGGCGCATGGAAAGCTGGATCGTCAACGAACTGCTGCCGCTGATCGCGCGCAGCATGCCGATCGACGGCAAGCGCATCGGCATCTTCGGCCATTCGATGGGCGGGCACGGCGCGCTGACCTTGGCGCTTCGGCATCCCGGCCGGTTCCGCTCGCTGTCGGCGCTGGCGCCGATCTGCGCGCCTTCGCAATGCCCATGGGGCCAGAAGGCGTTCGCCGGCTACCTGGGCCGCGACGACGAGACCTGGCTCGCGCACGACGCTTGCGCGCTGATGCAGTCGCAGACCGCGCCGCCCTATCCCGCGGGCATCCTCGTCGACCAGGGGCTGGCCGACAAATTCCTCGCCGAGCAATTGCGCCCGAAGCTGCTCGAAGCCGCCTGCCGCGCCGCGGGTCAGCCGCTCACGCTGCGGCGGCACGAGGGCTACGACCACGGCTATTACTTCATCCAGAGCTTCATCGCGGACCACCTCGCGCATCACGCGAGGACATTGCTCGGCGCGAAATGA
- a CDS encoding alpha/beta fold hydrolase: MTRMGPLRTIRAGVLEVSYVEAGPAEGPPVLLMHGFPYDIHSYVDVAPMLAAAGCRVIVPYLRGYGGTRFLSDATPRSGEQAALGADLLALLDTLAIPSAVLAGYDWGGRAACVVAALWPGRCAGLVSYNSYNIQDIAKAMQPDSAENEHRLWYQYYFHSERGRAGLAADRRGITRLLWRLWSPTWRFDDATFEQSAKAFDHPDFVDVVIHSYRHRFGLVPGDPAYASIEAKLAAQPAITVPAITFDGADDGVRSPADASTHAQRFAGPRSHRVLPGVGHNMPQEVPRVFADAVLELIPRPKT; encoded by the coding sequence GTGACGCGCATGGGCCCGCTCCGCACGATCCGAGCCGGCGTGCTCGAGGTGTCATATGTCGAGGCGGGACCGGCGGAAGGCCCGCCAGTGCTGCTGATGCACGGCTTTCCTTACGACATCCACAGCTACGTCGACGTCGCGCCGATGCTGGCGGCCGCGGGTTGCCGGGTGATCGTTCCGTACCTGCGCGGCTACGGCGGCACGCGCTTTTTGAGCGACGCGACGCCGCGTTCGGGCGAGCAGGCGGCGCTGGGCGCGGATCTGCTCGCGTTGCTCGATACGCTCGCGATCCCGAGCGCGGTGCTCGCCGGCTACGACTGGGGCGGCCGCGCCGCCTGCGTGGTGGCGGCGCTGTGGCCTGGGCGTTGCGCGGGGCTGGTCTCCTACAACAGCTACAACATCCAGGACATCGCGAAGGCGATGCAGCCGGACAGCGCCGAGAACGAGCACCGGCTCTGGTACCAGTACTACTTCCACAGCGAGCGCGGCCGTGCCGGGCTGGCGGCCGACCGGCGCGGCATCACCCGGCTCCTGTGGCGGCTCTGGTCGCCGACCTGGCGCTTCGACGACGCGACCTTCGAGCAGAGCGCGAAGGCCTTCGACCACCCCGACTTCGTCGACGTCGTGATCCACTCGTACCGCCACCGCTTCGGTCTGGTGCCGGGCGATCCGGCCTATGCGTCGATCGAAGCGAAGCTGGCGGCCCAGCCGGCCATCACGGTTCCGGCGATCACTTTCGACGGCGCCGACGACGGCGTCCGCTCGCCGGCCGATGCGTCGACGCATGCGCAGCGCTTTGCCGGACCGCGCTCGCACCGCGTGCTACCCGGCGTCGGCCACAACATGCCCCAGGAAGTCCCGCGCGTGTTCGCCGATGCCGTGCTCGAACTCATCCCTCGACCGAAAACATGA